In Acidobacteriota bacterium, the DNA window GAGAAGATCATCTATCAGCATACCGACACCTCTTCAAAAGACACTGGGCCCACGAAGCACTGCAACAGCTATTCACCGGCAATTGGGCCATACCCATTCAATTGAGTCAATGAACCGCTGGGCCTGATTGGACGGTTGTTCCTTTTAGGTTTACGGGGGGCAGGGCAGGGCGCGGCGCAGCGACGCGCGCGCCCTAGAAGAATGGTTCAAGCAGCAACTGCGTGGTTTGTTCCAGGCTCATGGGCACGGCATCGGGCGAAAGCAGCAGGACTTCATTTTTGGGGTTCATATCAAACGCCAACTCGCTCTCGTAGGTGAACGTCTTGGTGCCCACACGGGCATGGCGCACCAGGCGATAGCGGACGGCATGCGCCGCATAGTCGAGCCGGCACTCCATCTGCACGGACGACGGGGCCGTGCGCGTCAGCACAAAGCGGTTCAAGCTTTTCTCAATGACCACGGGGGCGCGAGCGTCGTCAACAAACTCGGCATTGACCGCAGCCACCGATTGCACCATCAGCGCGGTCAGCGCGGCGAAAAACTCGTGCGAGTGCGACTCTATCACACGCGCCTTGTGCGCCCGCCAGTGCTCGTTGCGCTCATCGTTCCGAACTTCCGCGGCGCGCCGCCTAATCCAATCAAAAGTTCCTCTCCCATTGCCGCTCTTCGATTCAACCACTCCGGCGATCCGGAAAAGGGTCATTATAGCCCGCGGCGGACTTGCACTCCTCGTGCATTTTCCAGATGGACTCACCCTCGCACGGGACGACAGAAAACCCACCTGCCCCATCACCGATCACGGCTCGCTCATTACCTGCTGGCAGCCCAATCGTAAAATGACAAATTCGCGAAATTTGCGGCCCTGCCCAACGTGCACACTTTCACGGTTCTGTCCAGATTCCGCCTGCCGCCCTTGCCTAACGCAAGGCCACTCCCACCCGGCCACGGTCCCCTCCCAATTTCCGTAAATTTGCATTGTGTTCGTTTTTAATTCGTTGTTTGTTCGCTTTTGTGGCAGGCCGACGCGCATCTACGCGGCACAAAATTTGAAATCTTTGGATTATTTGGAAAATTTTGCAAACAATTGGTCTTCCTCCATTTTCCAATTTTTTCAACTATTCCAACTTCGCCGGAAATATGCGCCGCCGGATCCGAGCCGCGACACTGAACGCCATATTGATGGCGTTCAGGAGCGCCCACTCTATTCGCAAACCCGAAATTGAAATAAGGAAAGAAGCCAAACCTGTAACCGAGATGCTACCCGCGATATTCGCATCGGCCCCTTTCGCATGGCGGGTCTCCCATACTGTCACGCATCTTCTGCCGCGCATCGTTTGCCACGCATTTTGGTGCTGTGCATCGTGGACGCTCCATAACTGTCGCGGCTCGGATCAAATTCCCGGGCAGCCTGACCGTGGTACAACCGGCGCTCGGAATTCTCCATCTCCGATAACGCGCGATGAACACACTCTATTACGGCGACAATCTGGACATCCTCCGCCGCTACCTGCCCGACGAGTCGGTGGACCTGGTCTATCTCGACCCGCCGTTCAACTCCAATCAGGATTACAACGTGCTCTTCGCCGAGCGCGACGGCACCCGCTCCGCCGCGCAGTTCAAGGCCTTCGGCGACACCTGGCGCTGGGACGAATCCGCCTCACGTGCCTACACCGAAGTGGTCGAGCAGGGCGGCAAAGTCTCCGACGCGCTGCAAGCCTTCCGCAAATTTCTCGGCGATAACGACATTCTGGCCTATCTCTCGATGATGGCCCCGCGCCTAGTCGAGATGCGCCGCGTGCTCAAGCCCACCGGCAGCATCTACCTGCACTGCGACCCCACCGCCAGCCACTACTTGAAGCTGCTGATGGACGCGATATTCAACCCTCGAAATTACCGCGCGGAAATTACGTGGAAGCGAACGGGTACACACAGTGATGCAAAACGGTGGAGTCCGGTCGCCGATATCATCTTGCACTATGCCAAGGGAGACAATGCAACGAGGAACTCGCTGCATGAGCCGCATAGCGAGACTTATATCGCAGACAAGTACCGCTTCACCGATGAAGACGGCCGTCGGTACATGCTCGACAACATGACGAGCCCGAAGCCACGACCAAACATGGTGTATGTATGGAAAGGGAACTCCTCCCCAACTCTCGGTTGGAGATGCTCAAAAGAAACTATGGCGACACTCGACCGAGAAGGTCGCATTTGGTATCCCGATTCAAAAGAAAAAAGGCCGCGACGGAAGCGCTATTTGGACGAGATGGAAGGAGTTCTCACTGGCAATGTCTGGACGGATATCGACCCCTTTAATTCGCGCGCGCAGGAACGAATGGGATATCCCACGCAAAAGCCCGAAGCGTTGCTACAGCGGATCATTAAGGCGAGCAGCAATGCGGGCGATGTGGTGCTTGATCCATTTCTCGGTGAAGGCGGGGCACACCGGAGCGGCGCATGTGCGCGACCTGCGCGGCGTGATCCAGCGCGAAAAAGCCGAGATGGGCGTGCTGATCTCGATGGAGCAGCCCACGCAGCCGATGCGCTCCGAAGCCGCCTCCGCTGGATTCTACGAAGCGCCGTGGGGCAACAAGTTTCCCAAGCTGCAACTGCTCACCGTGGAAGAATTGCTGACTGGCAAGACGGTCGAGTTCCCGCACGAAAACGTAACCTTCAAGAAAGCGCCGAAGTCGCGCCCCACTAAACCCTCCAACGACGAATTTGACTTCAGGTAGGGCGGGCGTCTCTTTGCAGGGCCTGCCCGCCCCTTGTGCGGACAGGCCCGTGGCCTGTCAGGTTTTAGAAAAAGTCTATTGCCTCCGTTGCTGATGCTGGACTTTCGCGGGAGTATAATGACATCGTTCCTTACAGGAACGATGTCATTGCCATGGCGTGCGCATCTCCGCCACGCCTACCCGGAGGATTATATTCTCATGCCCAAATATCTGATTCAGTTTCGTTACACGCAAGCGGGAACCAAGGGAGTACTGAAGGATGGCGGAACCAAGCGCCGCGCCGTAGTTAAGAAAGGCATCGAAAGCGTGGGCGGGAAGATGGAGAGTTTCCACTTTACCTTTGGAGAATATGACGGTGTCGTAGTGGCGGACATGCCCAACGCGGCGGCCGCCGCCGCTCTCTCGCTGCAGGTCAGCGCCAGCGGAACCGCGTCGCTGCGCACCACTGCGTTACTGGAGCCGGAAGAGATTGATGCCGCCGCACGAAAGAAAGTAACGTATCGCGCGGCTGGCAAGTAGCGCCGGGTTTCCGTCACGGTGCCGCTACTTTTTGCCGTCGGTTAGCTTGGGGAGCGGCGAGCCTTCGCCGGTGGAGAGCAGGCCGCTCTTGGTGTAGGTGATCAGCTTTTCGCGCGTGTCGATGATGTCCAGGTTGCGCATGGTGAGTTGGCCGATGCGGTCGGCGGGCGTGAAGAAAGCTTCGCCGCGTTCCATGGTCAGCCGCTCGGGGTGATACGTCAGATTGGGGCTGGTGGTATCCAGAATGGTGTAGTCGTTGCCGCGGCGCAGCTCGACCGTGACCTCGCCGGTGATGGCGCAGGCGACCCAGCGCTGCATCGAGTCGCGCAGCATCAGCGCCTGCGGATCGAACCAGCGGCCTTGATAGAGGAGCCGCCCCAGCCGCCGCCCTTCGGCGCGATACTGCTCGATGGTGTCCTCATTGTGGATGCCGGTTACCAGCCGCTCGTAAGCAATGTAGAGCAGCGCCAGGCCCGGCGCTTCGTAGATGCCGCGCGACTTGGCCTCGATGATGCGGTTCTCGATCTGGTCGCTCATACCCAGCCCGTGCCGCCCGCCGATGCGGTTCGCTTCCATCAGCAACGCGACCTCGTCATCAAACGTCTTGCCATTCAGCGCGACGGGCCGGCCCTCGGCGAACGTGATGGTCACCGTCTCGGGCTTGATCGCCACATCCTCGCGCCAGAAAGCCACGCCCATGATCGGCTCGACGATCTTGACGCCCTTGTTCAGGAACTCCAGATCCTTCGCTTCATGCGTGGCGCCGAGCATGTTCGAGTCAGTCGAGTAAGCTTTCTCGACGCTCATCTTGTAACCGAAGCCAGCCTTGTTCAGATACTCGGACATCTCCTTGCGCCCGCCCAGTTCGTCAATGAACTGCTGGTCGAGCCACGGCTTATAAATTTGCAGACTGGGATTGGCCAGCAGGCCGTAACGATAGAAGCGTTCAATGTCATTGCCTTTGAAGGTGCTGCCGTCGCCCCAGATGTGGACGTCGTCGTCCTTCATGGCGACCACCAGCATGGTGCCGGTGACGGCGCGACCGAGCGGCGTGGTGTTGAAGTAAGGCACGCCGGCTGTCGAGATGTGGAACGCCGAGCACTGCAACGCCGCGATGCCCTCCGACACAAGCTGCGCGCGGCAGTCGATGAGCCGGGCTTTTTCGGCGCCGTATTCCACGGCGCGTCTGGGGATGGCGTCGTAGTCCGACTCATCGGGCTGGCCGAGGTTGGCCGTATAAGCATATGGGATCGCGCCCTTGGCGCGCATCCAGTGCAACGCCGCGGAGGTGTCAAGGCCGCCGGAAAACGCAATGCCCACCTTGCGCCCCGCGGGAAGACTATTCAAGATATGTCCGTGGTTGCTCATGTCATTCGCTCTCAAATCACAAGCGCTGATTATCGCATCACCTCGGCATCAACGACAACTCCAGGGCGCGACAGTGCCGCGCGCGTCAGCAAGCGGGCCAATGGAACACAATTGTGCGATAATTGCTCCACTAGTACACCAGAGGCGTGATGACCAATCATACTTTTACTGCAGTCATCCATAAGGAAGATACGCTCTATGTGGCCGAGTGCCCAGAGATTGGTACGGTCAGCCAAGGAACTAGTATCGAAGAAGCCGTGGCCAACCTGAAGGAAGCCACTGAACTTTACCTCGAAGAGTTCCCCATGCCGGAAGTCTCCCGTGTGCTGCTAACCACCTTCGAGGCCTCCCATGCCTAAGCTTCCTCGCGTCTCGGGGAGCAGACAATCCACGCTTTGGAGCACCTAGGCTTTCGGCGCATGCGTCAGAACGGCAGCCACGTGGTACTGCGTAAATCCCTTCCAGACGGTGATGTCGGCTGCGTTGTCCCGCTGCATCCAGAACTCGCCACCGGCACGCTTCACGGCATTTTCAAACTGGCCAAAGTTTCCCGCGACGAATTCGCGGCGAAGCTATAGCGGCACTGGCACACAACCGGCTCCGGTGTATAATCTCGTCGAGTCGCAGTAAAGGAGGAACGCATGGCAAACAAAGTTCTGGCAATTCCGGAGGGCTATCATTCCATTACGCCGTATCTGATGATCACCGGCGCGGCGGCGGCCATTGAATTCTACAAGAAGGCGTTTGGCGCGGAGGAGCTAGTGCGCATGCCGTCGCCCGGCGGGCTTGTGGGACATGCGGAAATCAGGATCGGCAACTCGATGGTCATGCTGGCCGACGAATGCGACGAGGCCGCCAACAAAAGTCCTCAGACTCTGGGCGGCACGCCGGTAACGCTGCTGATCTACGTCGAGAATATCGACGCCGTTTTCCAGCGCGCCGTGGCCGCGGGAGCCAAGGTGGTCCGCGAGCCCGCCGACATGTTCTACGGCGACCGCTCCGCTGGGGTCACCGACCCCTTCGGCCACTCCTGGTATATCCACACGCACATCGAAGACGTCTCGCCCGAAGAGATGGGGAAGCGCCTCGCCGCAATGCACAAAACATAGTCGCTGAAAGCCAGCGTTACATTTTTTTGATCACCGCGATGGTCAAGTCGTCCTCGATGGGCGCGAAGGCGCGCATGGCGGCGACGATGGCTTCGTAGATTTCCTTGGCCGTGCCGCTCTTGGTTTTGCGCAGGACTTGTTCGAGGCGCGCGTCTTTGAACAGCACGTTGTCTTTCTCGTGCTCGGTGACAGCATCGGTGTAGAGCAGCATGATGTCGCCCTCGCCCAGCAGGTTGATCTCGTTCACCGAGTAGCGTTTCTTGGTGATGGCGGAGGGACCGAAGTGCTCGATGTCCACGTGATAATCGGATGGAAATATTCCCAACGGCATGGAAGCACGCGTGCGGTCGTCATAGAGCGTGACGATGCGGTCGAATTTTTGTGAAAAGACGATGGGCGGCGGGTGTCCGGCGGAGAGATAGCGGAAGCGGCCGTCGTTGCGCACCTCGCCGTAGATGAGCGTCAGGTACGGCGGAACGTCCGGCGTCATGATCTGGGGCGGACCGTCGTGCGCGCCCTGCTCTTGCATCCTGTTGTAGAAAATTGTGTTGAGCATCTCGAACAGGCTGCGCGTGATCACGCCGTTGCGCGCTAGTTCATAGGCCACGCCGGTCTTGAAGGCGCCGTGCAGGAAGTTGGCGGTGATGGAGTCGCCGATGCGATGGCCCGCGGCATCGGCGATGAGGATGCCGAATCGGTCGAAGTTTTTGCGGAGTCGGATGGCGAGCGGCTCGTCGCCCTCCGCTTTGGCCTTCGCGATTTTTTCGTTGAGGTGGTACTCGGCGAAGTTGACAACGATCAGGTGGTCGCCGCTCACCGAGCCGGCCAGCGGCTCGATGGCGGCGTGATAGTCAATGTTCTTGAGCGTCGGCAGCCGGTCGCTGCGGGGCAGAATAAGAGACGCCAGGCTCTGCACATGCTCCAGTTCCCGGATCAATTCTTCCCGCGACCAGTCGTCGAATTTACTCAAGTAGTCTCCCGCATAATCTCCATGCGAATGCCCAGGGCGCGCTCGAGCGACTTGATCTCGTTGCGCTGATCCCTGGTGTACAAAGTGGAGGCGATGCCCTTCTTGCCGGCGCGGCCCGTGCGGCCTACGCGATGAATGAAGTTCTCGGCCACGTCGGGCAACTCATAGTTTATGACATGCGCGATGTCCTGAACATGGATGCCGCGCGAAGCGACATCAGTGGCCACCATCACGCGATAGCGTCCGGCCTGGAAGCCTTCCAGCGCGTCAATGCGCTGCGACTGGGTGCGGTCGCCGTGGATGCTGGTGCATTTGAAGCCGTCGCGTTGCAGGTTCTTAGCGAGCTTCTCGGTGCCGCGCTTGGTGCGCGCGAAGACCAGGCAGCGGCCCGTTTCCTTTTTGAGCAGGCGGGTCAGCGCGCTGTGCTTGCCATCAAAGGTAACTTCCATGGCTTGCACGCGAACGTTCTCGGCAGGCTTGCTGATCGAGCCGATGGCGATGCGTACGGGGTCCACCATGTAGCTCTTGACGACCTGACCGACGGCGCCTTCCATGGTTGCCGAGAAGCACAGCGTCTGGCGCCCGGCGGGCAGCGCGGTGACAATGCGGCGGATGGAGGGCAGGAAGCCCATGTCCAACATGCGGTCGGCTTCGTCGAGCACCAACAAGCGGGCGCGGCGAAGATCAATCAGCTTGCGCGTCATGAAATCTTCCAGGCGGCCCGGCGTGGCCACCATCAGTGGCGCGCCGCGTTTGATGGCTTCGCGTTGCGGGCCTTCGGCCAGTCCGCCGACGATCAATGCGCCGGAGCCCAGCTTCTTGCCGCGCAGCGTGTCATACACAGCCATGATCTGCATGGCCAGCTCGCGCGTGGGCGTCAAGACCAGCACGGAGGGGCCGCGCTCGGTAGTGTTCTTCAACATGCGCTCGATGGCCGGGATGAGAAAGGCCAGCGTCTTGCCGGTGCCGGTCTGCGCGGTGGCCAGAACGTCTTTGCCTTCCATGGCCGGAGGGAGCGAAGCCGCCTGAACCGGTGTGAGCGTGGTGAACTTCAACGCCACTAGCCGGTCCTTTAACTCTTGTGAAATGGGTAGTTCTGAAAAATTCTGCACGTATATTGTCCTTAAAGCTTAGTCCGGCCCCGCGAAACCCCTGGCGTGCGCACCGCCATCCCTCATAAAAAGGGGCGTTGCATACACATCAACGGGCACGCGATCAGGCGTGACTAGCCATTGGTTAAATTTACGCTGAAGACTAACGGAGGGACAGAAGGCGGAGTTAATCAGAGCGGGTACTTGCGATCCCAACCCAACAAACCCAGCATATGGCCGCCACCTGATCTGCTATTTCATAAACCAAGGGCGCCAACATCGACATGCGACTCGCCGCGGAATTAAGCGCAAATTGAGTATAGCACAGATTTTCTGGGATCGCGGCGATATTGTTGCAGGTGCGGAAAATGGTTCTAGCGGAAGGCTCTTTTGCTCGCGGCGAGAGACAAATTACGCGCCAGCGGACGGCTTTACCGGGAGCACTCACGGTTACTCGGGATTCCTCGCGCGACCGGCGATGGCCTGGGGCAGGCGCAAAAAATCCTTGGTGTTCCATGTGTAGATGACCTCGGCCCCGGCTTTAAGAGCGCAGTGCCCGAGGATCGCGTCGTAAATCGCGCCGCTGACGAGATTGGCCGCGGCGGCGGCTTCTGCCATTTGAAAATACTCCTGCTCGTCGAGTGCGACGAGCGTCAGCCGCTCCCGGATGTCGCCCAGGAACAGCAGCGCTTCGTGGCCGCTGACGCGGCGCTTGCCCGGCATGCCGGTCAGGGTGGCGTAGACCTCGGCAAGGCTGTGCGCGCCGCAGCAGGCGTCTTTTTTCCCGAAGCGCAGGAAGAGGTCGATGCTGGGCGGATGGCGCTCATGATCCGCGCAAAACGTGGCGACCAGCACGGAGGTATCGAGAAACGCCTTCACCGCCCCTCCCCGGCGTTCTGGCCGGCATTTTGGCGGTGGCGTTGCGCCCGTATGCTGCGGAGCGTTTCGTCCGTTTCGTCCGCGGTGAGAGGCTCGCCGGTGCGGAACACCCAGATGCCGCGCTCCTTCTGCAAGGGCGTGGCGCTGCGCCTGGGCCGCAGGGTCACTTCGTCGTCTTTGACCGTGAGGTCGAGGGTGTCGCCGGGCGAGAGGTGCAACTCGTCCCGGAGTGTCTTGGGAATGACGACGCGGCCCGCTCGATCAAGGGTAACTTTGCTGCCCATAATCCCATTATGCAGTGGGTGCGCCCATTTTGGAAATGGTATTTATAAAACCCAGCGGCAGCAGCGTAGGGTTACTCCATATCCTCCACTGCCGGTATCGCCGCCGGTCTTTTCGCTCGCGTGGTCGTGATCACCACCACGCTAATCAGAACAAACATAACCCCCAGAATCGTGCGCAGGCCAAGCGTTTCGCCGCCCAGAAAATATCCAACCAGTACGGCCACAACCGGATTCACGTACGCGTAGGTTCCGACTTTTGTTGGCGATTCATGATGAATCAGCCACACGTAGGCGGTAAACGCGATAATGGAGCCCGCGACAATCAGGTAGAGCAATGAGAGCCACGCTCCGCGTGAGACAGCCCACGGATGAAAATTACGGAATTCTCCCAGCGCGGCGGCCGTGAGAGCCAGCAACACTCCTCCGGCAAGCATCTGCGCCCCCGCGCTCATCAATTTGGACGACGGGAGCGGCAGCTTGCGCATAAGCGCAGACGCCACCGACCAACTCATCGATGCAATGACTAGCGCCGCGGCGCCCGCCCCGTCGATTGACGCCCCGCCGAGGTTCAACGATTGACTCATCAGCACTGCCACTCCCCCCCCATCCCGATCAAGAGCGCCATTGCCAGGCGAACGGTGAGCCTCTGCGTTCGCAGGAAAATGATTTCCGACAGCGCCGTGAACACCGGGATCGTGGCCATCATGATTGCGGCAAT includes these proteins:
- a CDS encoding AbrB/MazE/SpoVT family DNA-binding domain-containing protein, encoding MGSKVTLDRAGRVVIPKTLRDELHLSPGDTLDLTVKDDEVTLRPRRSATPLQKERGIWVFRTGEPLTADETDETLRSIRAQRHRQNAGQNAGEGR
- a CDS encoding VOC family protein encodes the protein MANKVLAIPEGYHSITPYLMITGAAAAIEFYKKAFGAEELVRMPSPGGLVGHAEIRIGNSMVMLADECDEAANKSPQTLGGTPVTLLIYVENIDAVFQRAVAAGAKVVREPADMFYGDRSAGVTDPFGHSWYIHTHIEDVSPEEMGKRLAAMHKT
- a CDS encoding type II toxin-antitoxin system HicB family antitoxin, with product MTNHTFTAVIHKEDTLYVAECPEIGTVSQGTSIEEAVANLKEATELYLEEFPMPEVSRVLLTTFEASHA
- a CDS encoding GYD domain-containing protein, with protein sequence MPKYLIQFRYTQAGTKGVLKDGGTKRRAVVKKGIESVGGKMESFHFTFGEYDGVVVADMPNAAAAAALSLQVSASGTASLRTTALLEPEEIDAAARKKVTYRAAGK
- a CDS encoding DEAD/DEAH box helicase, whose translation is MEGKDVLATAQTGTGKTLAFLIPAIERMLKNTTERGPSVLVLTPTRELAMQIMAVYDTLRGKKLGSGALIVGGLAEGPQREAIKRGAPLMVATPGRLEDFMTRKLIDLRRARLLVLDEADRMLDMGFLPSIRRIVTALPAGRQTLCFSATMEGAVGQVVKSYMVDPVRIAIGSISKPAENVRVQAMEVTFDGKHSALTRLLKKETGRCLVFARTKRGTEKLAKNLQRDGFKCTSIHGDRTQSQRIDALEGFQAGRYRVMVATDVASRGIHVQDIAHVINYELPDVAENFIHRVGRTGRAGKKGIASTLYTRDQRNEIKSLERALGIRMEIMRETT
- a CDS encoding PIN domain-containing protein, whose amino-acid sequence is MKAFLDTSVLVATFCADHERHPPSIDLFLRFGKKDACCGAHSLAEVYATLTGMPGKRRVSGHEALLFLGDIRERLTLVALDEQEYFQMAEAAAAANLVSGAIYDAILGHCALKAGAEVIYTWNTKDFLRLPQAIAGRARNPE
- the argG gene encoding argininosuccinate synthase, yielding MSNHGHILNSLPAGRKVGIAFSGGLDTSAALHWMRAKGAIPYAYTANLGQPDESDYDAIPRRAVEYGAEKARLIDCRAQLVSEGIAALQCSAFHISTAGVPYFNTTPLGRAVTGTMLVVAMKDDDVHIWGDGSTFKGNDIERFYRYGLLANPSLQIYKPWLDQQFIDELGGRKEMSEYLNKAGFGYKMSVEKAYSTDSNMLGATHEAKDLEFLNKGVKIVEPIMGVAFWREDVAIKPETVTITFAEGRPVALNGKTFDDEVALLMEANRIGGRHGLGMSDQIENRIIEAKSRGIYEAPGLALLYIAYERLVTGIHNEDTIEQYRAEGRRLGRLLYQGRWFDPQALMLRDSMQRWVACAITGEVTVELRRGNDYTILDTTSPNLTYHPERLTMERGEAFFTPADRIGQLTMRNLDIIDTREKLITYTKSGLLSTGEGSPLPKLTDGKK
- a CDS encoding serine/threonine-protein phosphatase — protein: MSKFDDWSREELIRELEHVQSLASLILPRSDRLPTLKNIDYHAAIEPLAGSVSGDHLIVVNFAEYHLNEKIAKAKAEGDEPLAIRLRKNFDRFGILIADAAGHRIGDSITANFLHGAFKTGVAYELARNGVITRSLFEMLNTIFYNRMQEQGAHDGPPQIMTPDVPPYLTLIYGEVRNDGRFRYLSAGHPPPIVFSQKFDRIVTLYDDRTRASMPLGIFPSDYHVDIEHFGPSAITKKRYSVNEINLLGEGDIMLLYTDAVTEHEKDNVLFKDARLEQVLRKTKSGTAKEIYEAIVAAMRAFAPIEDDLTIAVIKKM